One genomic window of Calonectris borealis chromosome 27, bCalBor7.hap1.2, whole genome shotgun sequence includes the following:
- the FAM136A gene encoding protein FAM136A, which yields MAEAAQGRVQAAVESAVQGLERERIRGMQGAMFRCSARCCEDDTASMQQVQRCIERCHAPLAQAQAIVTAELEHFQDRLSRCTLHCNDKAKDALEAGGAEARVRGQLDACLAACGDDHLRLVPAMAKKMKDSLAALQQ from the exons ATGGCGGAGGCGGCGCAGGGCCGGGTGCAGGCGGCGGTGGAGAGCGCGGTGCAGGGGCTGGAGCGGGAGCGCATCCGCGGCATGCAG GGCGCCATGTTCCGGTGCAGCGCTCGCTGCTGCGAGGACGACACGGCCTCCATGCAGCAGGTGCAGCGATGCATCGAGCGGTGCCATGCGCCCCTGGCCCAGGCGCAGGCCATTGTCACCGCCGAGCTGGAGCACTTCCAg GACCGCCTGAGCCGCTGCACGCTGCACTGCAACGACAAGGCGAAGGACGCGCTGGAGGCGGGGGGCGCGGAGGCGCGGGTGCGCGGCCAGCTCGACGCCTGCCTGGCCGCCTGCGGGGACGATCACCTGCGCCTCGTCCCCGCCATGGCCAAGAAGATGAAGGACAGCCTGGCCGCCCTCCAGCAGTAG
- the SNRPG gene encoding small nuclear ribonucleoprotein G isoform X1, whose amino-acid sequence MSKAHPPELKKFMDKKLSCECRPPGAAPGPELSLPRVSAWVKLNGGRHVQGILRGFDPFMNLVIDECVEMAPGGQQNNIGMVVIRGNSIIMLEALERV is encoded by the exons ATGAGCAAAGCGCACCCGCCCGAGCTGAAGAA GTTCATGGACAAGAAGCTGTCGTGTGAGTGCCGGCCGCCCGGAGCTGCTCCCGGCCCCGAGTTGTCTTTACCGCGGGTGTCTGCGTGGG TGAAATTAAACGGCGGCCGACACGTCCAGGGGATATTGCGGGGATTTGATCCCTTCATGAACCTCGTCATCGATGAGTGCGTGGAGATGGCGCCGGGGGGCCAGCAGAACAATATCGGCATGGTG GTAATACGAGGAAACAGCATCATTATGCTGGAAGCCTTGGAACGAGTATAG
- the SNRPG gene encoding small nuclear ribonucleoprotein G isoform X2 has product MSKAHPPELKKFMDKKLSLKLNGGRHVQGILRGFDPFMNLVIDECVEMAPGGQQNNIGMVVIRGNSIIMLEALERV; this is encoded by the exons ATGAGCAAAGCGCACCCGCCCGAGCTGAAGAA GTTCATGGACAAGAAGCTGTCGT TGAAATTAAACGGCGGCCGACACGTCCAGGGGATATTGCGGGGATTTGATCCCTTCATGAACCTCGTCATCGATGAGTGCGTGGAGATGGCGCCGGGGGGCCAGCAGAACAATATCGGCATGGTG GTAATACGAGGAAACAGCATCATTATGCTGGAAGCCTTGGAACGAGTATAG